The following proteins come from a genomic window of Aspergillus oryzae RIB40 DNA, chromosome 4:
- a CDS encoding uncharacterized protein (predicted protein), with translation MDQLSTDTSSMATEIPMDADEALKGFYRDNFDIIFIRLQWQDYSGVMRALVLPIEETFSILEEEKQPFHVPPLLSNCSVTNQYLPDASARHVQWLVPDWSSIRRASDPKSAIVMCGVVGTTISKPVPNGDLCPRRALVDVVRQARESWGLRFLVGFEVEFQVMKVSSTGEYVKHSQGPGNFSVSGLRDPCYKYVQQCVQQLLDLGVHIHGIHSEGKRGQYEIALKPLPPLQAVDQLHFVHDYLKDTFAQHGYMATMAPKPIISDPHTIGQHMHISLQPADSYHEASFLAGILKRLPMICAFSLPHTLSYERRLPFLAGETVCWGTEARIAPIRKIETSHWEIRCIDATANMYLTLAAILGAGLLGLAGQEPLLWPDLGDFTTESKTWEEPLPRTLQESLARLAMEADDFGTVFGQQLIQRYIELKQYEISLVGGMDPLKLRQLFIELF, from the coding sequence ATGGACCAACTAAGCACAGATACGTCCAGCATGGCGACCGAAATACCAATGGACGCGGACGAAGCGCTCAAAGGCTTTTATAGAGACAACTTCGACATCATTTTCATCAGACTACAATGGCAAGACTACTCGGGAGTGATGCGTGCACTTGTTTTACCGATCGAGGAAACATTTTCCATActcgaggaagaaaagcaaccaTTCCATGTGCCTCCCCTCTTATCCAACTGCTCCGTCACAAaccaatatcttccagaTGCAAGCGCCCGCCACGTGCAATGGCTAGTCCCGGACTGGTCTTCTATTCGACGAGCGTCCGATCCCAAGAGTGCAATAGTGATGTGCGGAGTAGTGGGGACGACAATATCCAAGCCGGTGCCAAACGGAGACCTGTGTCCCCGGCGTGCATTGGTAGATGTCGTGCGACAGGCGCGGGAGTCGTGGGGCTTGAGGTTTCTCGTCGGTTTCGAGGTGGAGTTCCAGGTGATGAAGGTCTCGTCGACAGGCGAGTATGTTAAGCACAGTCAAGGCCCCGGTAACTTTTCAGTTTCCGGTCTACGGGATCCGTGCTACAAGTATGTGCAGCAATGTGTTCAACAACTATTGGACCTAGGGGTGCACATCCATGGTATACATTCGGAAGGCAAACGAGGACAGTATGAAATTGCTCTGAAACCTTTGCCACCGTTGCAGGCTGTGGATCAACTACACTTCGTGCACGACTATCTCAAAGACACATTTGCCCAGCACGGCTATATGGCCACTATGGCGCCGAAACCTATAATCTCAGACCCACATACCATTGGACAACATATGCACATCTCGTTGCAGCCTGCTGATAGTTACCATGAAGCGTCTTTCCTAGCCGGTATCCTCAAGCGTTTACCGATGATTTGTGCCTTCAGTCTACCACACACGCTCTCTTACGAACGACGACTCCCGTTCTTGGCTGGAGAAACTGTATGCTGGGGAACTGAAGCGAGGATAGCACCTATTCGAAAGATCGAGACTAGTCATTGGGAGATAAGATGCATCGACGCAACTGCCAATATGTACCTCACCTTGGCTGCTATACTTGGCGCTGGCCTACTCGGTTTGGCAGGCCAAGAGCCTCTCCTTTGGCCGGATTTGGGCGATTTTACCACTGAATCCAAGACCTGGGAAGAGCCGCTGCCCAGAACTCTGCAGGAATCGTTAGCGAGACTGGCTATGGAGGCCGACGACTTCGGTACTGTATTTGGCCAACAATTGATACAACGTTACATAGAGCTGAAGCAGTACGAAATATCTCTAGTCGGAGGGATGGATCCTTTGAAGTTGAGACAACTGTTCATTGAGCTATTCTAA
- a CDS encoding uncharacterized protein (predicted protein), translated as MDGDPMGFGFPWDQNVDDLRVPFGDERLLLGEIHHMHWGLDGQNDDLGFQWNEPSLPAARPAKKMRSHCPSAAVETAGLINESLPIGLDDVPTPSRHPTNPALTVLDDPIPTPTTDPALLPQILEIFPDISHQYVEELIAQHKDTMSANGGDTPFAAFGLFLVKETIIEEILENPSYPKQEKLKRKTEEVDEDDDHWIKPRALHDAHDYRKQACDILAQEFLWISIPHIRQLISSKKGLYSAYITLHHEYIYPGTQSPHLRLKRPRPSLKSSMTWDHDLISELNAAKRRAAKDAGKRYFRHITT; from the exons ATGGACGGGGATCCCATGGGATTTGGATTCCCTTGGGACCAGAATGTTGACGACTTAAGAGTTCCTTTTGGCGATGAGAGGCTACTGCTGGGTGAGATCCACCATATGCATTGGGGACTCGACGGGCAGAACGATGATCTGGGCTTTCAGTGGAATGagccttctcttcctgctgCAAGACctgcaaagaaaatgagaagcCACTGTCCCAGTGCGGCCGTGGAAACTGCAGGTTTGATTAACGAGTCTCTTCCCATAGGCCTTGATGATGTCCCAACACCGTCACGTCATCCCACAAACCCCGCACTGACGGTCTTGGATGACCCTATTCCCACGCCGACTACTGACCCAGCATTGCTGCCCCAGATCTTGGAGATATTCCCTGACATTAGCCACCAGTATGTAGAGGAGCTAATAGCTCAGCACAAGGATACGATGTCGGCCAACGGCGGTGATACGCCTTTTGCCGCTTTCGGATTGTTCCTGGTCAAAGAGACAATTATCGAAGAGATTTTGGAGAATCCATCTTATCCAAAgcaggagaagctcaaaaGGAAGACTGAAGaagtagatgaggatgatgaccATTGGATAAAACCTAGGGCACTTCATGATGCTCATGATTATCGTAAACAAGC ATGCGACATACTGGCACAGGAATTTCTGTGGATTTCTATTCCACATATCCGACAACTTATCTCCAGCAAGAAAGGGCTGTATTCAGCCTACATAACACTTCATCACGAATATATTTACCCAGGGACCCAATCACCCCACCTCAGATTGAAGCGGCCAAGGCCATCCCTGAAGTCAAGTATGACGTGGGACCATGACTTGATTTCGGAACTAAATGCTGCGAAAAGGAGGGCTGCGAAGGATGCTGGTAAGCGTTATTTCCGTCACATTACGACGTAA
- a CDS encoding uncharacterized protein (predicted protein): MLAGRGAVIFGDSPGPGHSLADSYQVPTDEGMTPCVRNGSLSYDSGIGTSLGSTSSSSFRQSKDTPKRPVSPDARLSDPRRRSSYLQCCGSTGPYNFQETGKADSRDPIRFHGDTTRGTAICSQTHAVLPPASFSEISSRNSLRREEYRIGWISALKVEFRAALQMLDQRHQPILGHSSDDNLYVQGRIGIHNVVLTCLPDGRNGTNFAAMVATSMIYTYPNIQTGFMVGIGGGLPSPQNDIRLGDVITGSNESASSTRHLRGY, from the exons ATGCTAGCAGGTCGCGGTGCTGTGATCTTTGGTGATAGTCCCGGGCCAGGACATTCTTTGGCAGATTCATACCAGGTTCCTACCGACGAGGGAATGACGCCTTGCGTGAGAAACGGTAGTCTCTCCTACGATAGCGGCATAGGAACTAGCTTGGgatcgacttcttcctcatcattcCGCCAGTCAAAGGACACCCCAAAGCGACCGGTCAGTCCTGACGCACGATTGAGTGATCCAAGACGACGTTCATCTTATCTGCAATGCTGTGGTTCCACAGGACCCTACAATTTTCAGGAAACGGGCAAGGCGGACAGCAGAGATCCCATTAGATTCCATGGTGATACTACTAGGGGTACAGCTATCTGTTCCCAAACCCATGCTGTACTCCCACCGGCATCCTTTTCTGAAATCAGTAGTCGAAATTCATTGCGGCGTGAAGAGTACAGGATCGGCTGGATATCCGCCTTGAAGGTTGAATTCCGCGCTGCGCTGCAAATGCTGGACCAGCGGCACCAACCCATACTCGGGCACAGCTCCGATGACAACCTTTACGTCCAGGGTCGAATCGGGATCCACAACGTGGTACTAACATGTCTCCCAGATGGCCGCAATGGAACCAACTTCGCCGCCATGGTAGCGACAAGTATGATTTATACATATCCCAACATCCAGACTGGATTCATGGTCGGTATTGGAGGTGGACTACCTAGCCCCCAGAACGATATTCGTCTCGGGGATGTGATA ACGGGTTCCAACGAATCGGCTTCCTCAACGCGCCACCTGAGAGGCTATTAG
- a CDS encoding putative importin beta-5 subunit (predicted importin 9): MEQELLSLLADTQSPVADTRKSAELQLLRLYSNENFPLSLAAIASHDSVPTNLRQSTLSVLRTFIAAAWSPNLDEFKGQILINDVNKSQVRRALLDLATVTETPERKVKSSASFAVSKIASADFPEQWPELLPTILQIINDANSTASALHGALKVLLDLVDTGFNEEQFFNVARDLLTSLFNVATNESRKPMLRALAVAVFRSCFDTLEMVLEQHKTAVKQFMDEVLGGWFPFFISTLKAPLPQAPNEEEESKEGEIPSQWRGIIGLKLQVVKTLMKIRMVFPALMTGQSPVFFSTVWTELSNIQAAYYEFYINDERQGRLEDVDGLPYTLDFLVLEELDLIQTLIKAPPVKAELQQQLQNAGQAATSSSWLPEILKLAGSYAQITTEEEGLWDIDVNLFLSEETSVTANYTPRTCSGDLVVKLGEWLKALTAEGLLVYLNNVFADSSSTWKTRESALFILNQLLRDFHEVSQSISPELATGFSNLIQFSLQQEHEFLRARGYLVAGILAQVAGEAFSATAASYLEATLKAISEDPSEVVKVSCIRALQDLMPSLPASMTTPLQISVISAISDFVSEHDLSEPSDSDDLKVTLAETLRDTIMVNPSVVLSSIAIDVLFNIASNGATNFQLTMIVTEAFEDIAESVADQGHDSFVRLCEKVLPSLTGAIDVGNLTQENALTNFAADLLRALAERALEPLPAGFVEAVMPKLNRLLLDSTDAELIRPATEAVRHMLSHDFNQFITWRDPQSGKEATEVVLVIIDRLLGPAVDDNAATEVGQLAAELVEKAGSERLGPYLPQLLRAVAQRLATAEQAQFIQSLILVFARLTLISAREVVDFLAQVDIGGQSGLPIVISKWLENSVNFAGYDEIKQNIIALATLYNLEDPRLAQVQVKGDLIIQETGRIKTRSQTRNNPDQYTTVTAPLKIVKVLVEELAAASGSKEIDAATAAALEEEDSDDDDWEDLPSNTLDLSLGVTKQELMAFGEGGTEGVFGVRKRDDETQAFLLDFFRNASTKPEFQQLFATLTPAEQDKLRSLG, encoded by the exons ATGGAGCAAGAGCTCCTCTCGTTGCTTGCGGACACGCAATCCCCGGTCGCTGATACGAGGAAATCTGCTGAGCTTCAACTGCTTCGCCTCTATTCGAACGAGaactttcccctttccctcgCCGCTATCGCTTCTCACGATTCCGTTCCTACCAACCTCCGCCAGTCGACCCTCTCAGTACTGCGCACCTTCATCGCTGCCGCCTGGTCCCCGAATCTAGATGAGTTTAAGGGCCAGATATTGATCAATGATGTGAATAAGTCTCAGGTTCGCAGAGCCTTACTGGATCTGGCTACTGTCACAGAAACTCCAGAGCGCAAGGTTAAATCCTCTGCCAGCTTTGCGGTCAGTAAGATTGCCAGCGCCGATTTCCCCGAGCAATGGCCAGAGCTCCTTCCTACAATTCTTCAGATCATCAATGATGCCAACAGCACAGCTAGCGCTCTGCATGGTGCGTTGAAGGTCCTCCTGGACCTGGTAGATACAGGGTTCAACGAAGAACAATTCTTTAATGTTGCCAGGGATCTTCTCACCTCACTGTTCAACGTCGCAACCAACGAGTCAAGAAAACCTATGCTGCGAGCCTTAGCTGTCGCGGTGTTCCGCTCATGCTTCGATACGCTGGAGATGGTACTCGAGCAACACAAAACTGCGGTCAAACAATTTATGGACGAGGTGCTTGGCGGCtggtttcctttcttcatctcgACTCTGAAGGCACCCTTGCCGCAGGCTCCcaatgaggaagaagaaagcaaggagggTGAAATACCTTCGCAATGGAGAGGTATTATCGGACTCAAGTTACAAGTCGTCAAG ACTTTGATGAAGATCCGAATGGTCTTTCCGGCTCTTATGACGGGCCAGAGCCCggttttcttctccaccgtaTGGACAGAGCTGTCCAATATCCAGGCTGCCTACTACGAGTTCTACATCAACGACGAGAGACAAGGCCgtctggaagatgtggacGGACTTCCCTATACTCTGGACTTTTTGGTCCTGGAGGAGTTGGATTTAATCCAGACATTAATCAAAGCACCCCCTGTAAAAGCAGAACTGCAGCAGCAATTACAGAACGCAGGGCAGGCTGCGACAAGCTCCAGTTGGCTGCCCGAAATCCTGAAATTAGCCGGCTCGTATGCGCAGATCAccacagaggaggagggctTGTGGGACATTGATGTaaatcttttcctttcagaGGAGACATCTGTCACAGCCAACTATACCCCTCGCACATGTAGTGGTGACCTGGTAGTCAAACTTGGTGAATGGCTGAAGGCTCTTACGGCCGAGGGCTTACTTGTCTACCTGAACAATGTGTTTGctgattcttcttccac TTGGAAAACCCGTGAATCGGCACTTTTCATTCTGAATCAACTTCTACGAGACTTCCACGAGGTGTCCCAGTCGATTTCTCCAGAACTGGCCACGGGTTTCAGTAACCTTATCCAGTTTTCCCTCCAACAGGAGCATGAGTTTCTTCGAGCTCGTGGCTACCTTGTGGCTGGAATTCTAGCTCAGGTTGCAGGTGAAGCCTTCAGTGCGACAGCCGCTTCCTACCTCGAGGCCACCCTGAAGGCAATCTCGGAAGATCCTTCGGAAGTTGTTAAGGTTTCATGTATCCGGGCCCTGCAGGATCTCATGCCTTCACTCCCTGCTAGCATGACGACTCCCTTGCAGATCTCAGTTATTTCAGCTATATCGGATTTTGTCTCCGAGCACGACCTCAGTGAGCCCTCCGACAGCGATGACCTCAAAGTTACACTCGCGGAGACACTTCGTGATACAATCATGGTGAATCCCAGTGTGGTCCTCTCATCTATCGCCATCGATGTGCTTTTCAACATTGCCAGCAATGGTGCTACCAATTTCCAGTTAACAATGATTGTAACGGAGGCTTTTGAGGATATCGCAGAATCTGTTGCAGACCAAGGCCATGATTCCTTTGTCCGTCTCTGCGAAAAAGTGCTACCTTCATTGACAGGGGCTATTGATGTGGGAAACCTCACACAAGAGAATGCCCTCACAAATTTCGCTGCGGATCTTCTGCGAGCGCTCGCGGAAAGAGCCCTTGAACCTCTTCCAGCTGGGTTTGTGGAGGCCGTCATGCCCAAGCTGAACCGTCTGTTGTTGGATTCGACCGACGCGGAACTTATTCGCCCGGCAACAGAAGCTGTTCGGCATATGCTTTCGCACGACTTCAATCAATTCATTACATGGCGTGATCCACAAAGCGGAAAAGAGGCAACTGAAGTTGTCTTGGTGATCATCGATCGATTGCTGGGTCCTGCCGTTGACGACAATGCTGCGACCGAAGTAGGGCAATTAGCCGCCGAATTAGTGGAGAAAGCTGGATCAGAAAGACTTGGACCTTATCTGCCACAACTTTTGCGGGCGGTCGCTCAGCGACTTGCCACTGCCGAGCAAGCCCAATTCATCCAAAGCTTGATTCTCGTCTTCGCTCGGCTGACGCTGATCAGCGCGCGTGAAGTCGTGGATTTCTTGGCACAGGTGGACATCGGAGGCCAGAGTGGACTCCCCATAGTGATAAGCAAATGGCTTGAGAACTCGGTCAATTTTGCCGGATATGACGAAATCAAGCAGAACATTATCGCCTTGGCGACGCTTTACAACCTCGAAGATCCCCGGCTAGCACAAGTACAGGTTAAGGGCGACCTTATCATCCAGGAGACCGGCCGCATTAAGACACGATCGCAGACCCGCAACAATCCAGACCAATATACGACCGTGACTGCGCCACTGAAAATCGTCAAGGTCTTAGTCGAGGAGTTGGCCGCAGCGTCCGGAAGCAAAGAGATTGATGCGGCCACGGCTGCAGCccttgaggaagaagacagtgacgacgatgattgggAAGATCTTCCCAGCAACACCCTCGATCTCAGCCTTGGAGTTACTAAACAGGAGCTGATGGCGTTCGGAGAGGGTGGCACAGAAGGAGTGTTTGGTGTGCGCAAGCGTGATGACGAGACGCAAGCTTTCTTGTTAGACTTTTTCAGAAACGCATCCACTAAGCCAGAGTTTCAACAACTCTTTGCGACCTTGACGCCAGCCGAGCAGGACAAACTTCGGAGCTTAGGATGA
- a CDS encoding E3 ubiquitin-protein ligase (predicted E3 ubiquitin ligase) — MVPCEGGTVHLFCFRCIRKTAETQIGMMKYELQCLDMSECKAKFARGNLKKALGSSLMGKLDHLQQQHEVEQAGLEGLESCPFCDFKGICPPVEEDREFRCCNPSCETVSCRLCKDKSHIPKTCDEARTEKGLPARHIVEEAMSEALIRNCPKCNVKIIKETGCNKMICSRCKCVMCYLCKKDISREQYNHFAKPPTYCDTHDDRQSKRFEIEVEQAQKAAIDKVLKENPDLMEKDLQIGPERKDIKTHPKPKPRRTQPGLRPTGWYTQEPMPNQRQNILPQLGYQRTAAFPNLPQFVPFAPAFVVPGMPYAGPQFPLPAFEPHLNPHAATIIDASPQGFNGSTPPPQNNFLPDPFPLTTNTGNAKGKGNLPSQPKYPALGNYDIPRTLPGQNANMPLWLDGPFNNF, encoded by the coding sequence ATGGTGCCTTGTGAAGGTGGAACTGTCCACCTTTTCTGCTTCAGATGCATCCGCAAAACCGCAGAGACACAGATCGGAATGATGAAATACGAGTTGCAGTGCCTTGACATGAGTGAGTGCAAGGCCAAATTCGCCCGTGGAAATCTGAAGAAAGCGTTGGGCTCCTCATTGATGGGGAAGCTAGACCACCTTCAGCAGCAACACGAAGTCGAGCAAGCCGGTTTAGAGGGACTCGAAAGCTGTCCATTCTGTGATTTCAAGGGAATCTGTCCCCCAGTGGAAGAAGACCGAGAATTCCGCTGCTGCAATCCCTCTTGTGAAACGGTTAGCTGCCGATTGTGCAAAGACAAAAGCCACATACCAAAGACCTGCGATGAGGCAAGGACAGAGAAGGGACTTCCCGCACGCCACATAGTTGAAGAGGCCATGAGCGAGGCTCTAATACGGAACTGCCCCAAATGCAACGTCAAAATTATTAAAGAAACGGGATGTAATAAAATGatctgcagcagatgcaaaTGTGTGATGTGCTACCTATGCAAGAAGGACATTTCACGCGAACAGTACAACCACTTTGCCAAACCGCCTACTTATTGCGATACTCACGATGACCGCCAGTCGAAACGCTTCGAGATTGAAGTTGAACAAGCCCAGAAGGCTGCCATTGACAAGGTCTTGAAGGAAAATCCCGACTTGATGGAGAAAGACCTTCAAATCGGTCCTGAAAGGAAGGATATCAAAACTcatccaaagccaaaaccCCGACGCACTCAACCTGGACTTCGGCCTACGGGGTGGTATACACAAGAGCCTATGCCTAATCAGAGACAAAACATTCTACCACAACTAGGCTATcaaagaacagcagcatTCCCTAATCTTCCGCAGTTTGTTCCATTTGCGCCCGCATTTGTCGTGCCGGGGATGCCCTATGCCGGCCCTCAATTTCCCCTACCTGCATTCGAGCCTCATTTAAATCCACATGCTGCTACAATAATCGACGCCTCTCCTCAAGGCTTCAATGGTTCTACTCCACCTCCGCAGAACAACTTCCTTCCAGACCCATTTCCTTTAACAACGAATACAGGCAATGCCAAGGGTAAAGGTAACCTACCATCGCAACCGAAGTATCCTGCACTAGGCAACTACGATATCCCGCGTACTTTACCTGGCCAGAACGCGAATATGCCCTTGTGGCTGGATGGCCCATTTAACAATTTCTGA
- a CDS encoding uncharacterized protein (predicted protein): MKVVNSNQGKGKPSGIRRLYRHNFSANGRSKPRSPLSMHLGMPRMAAVTTWQGAVSWAGSIQGRRLSLGIDTATQPKGLFITSSKSRAVFLMMPPMKLATPNGHSMPKTNNLDVFEQRYDANFYETMAKIMALRQKYLQDRFIFVEGEDMVPILKGLGAKDADFELLKSITDQTGADPTLEYPFGG; the protein is encoded by the exons ATGAAGGTTGTTAACTCAAATCAAGGCAAAGGTAAACCTTCTGGAATTAGAAGACTCTATAGACATAACTTCTCCGCCAATGGCCGTTCAAAGCCACGTTCGCCACTGTCCATGCATCTTGGAATGCCAAGGATGGCTGCTGTCACTACCTGGCAGGGTGCGGTTAGTTGGGCCGGCTCTATACAGGGAAGGAGATTATCGTTAGGTATCGACACTGCTACGCAACCCAAAG GATTATTTATCACAAGTTCCAAAAGTCGCGCTGTCTTTTTAATGATGCCACCGATGAAGCTAGCTACGCCGAATGGGCACAGCATGCCCAAGACGAACAACCTCGACGTTTTCGAACAGCGCTATGACGCCAATTTTTACGAGACCATGGCCAAAATCATGGCGCTGCGACAAAAATATCTGCAAGACCGGTTCATATTCGTGGAGGGAGAGGATATGGTCCCAATTCTCAAAGGCCTGGGAGCTAAGGACGCTGATTTCGAACTCCTGAAATCGATCACCGACCAGACAGGCGCTGATCCAACTCTTGAATATC CATTCGGCGGTTAG
- a CDS encoding putative mitotic spindle checkpoint protein (Mad2B) (predicted protein), with protein sequence MPNNQSALAASFTNFLTVSIHQILFLRSVYPRATFLPVRAYNYPVRQSRHPKVCDYINDASIAVGTEILKGTITAVSIIISSLRTNQPLERYAFDLSGFPRVPAGEINTTFEDRKEDSSKPGAPLSDRGSAPPADLEAQFRACLARLASACARLTPLPRDDEFSFTVCIEVREDALPPAGTTTEEQTWIVAEPGKVHLRSCTAPYSVSRLRNGEPQQPPPRVSNGRAKTVPVRRVEAEI encoded by the exons ATGCCCAACAATCAGTCTGCGTTGGCGGCATCCTTCACCAATTTCCTCACCGTTTCAATACACCAAATCTTATTCCTCCGTTCGGTCTATCCGCGAGCGACTTTCTTGCCCGTTCGGGCCTACAACTATCCGGTCCGACAGTCCCGTCACCCGAAAGTGTGTGATTATATCAATGACGCGTCAATTGCGGTCGGGACAGAGATCTTAAAGGGCACAATCACCGCAGTCAGTATCATCATTTCATCTCTCCGCACCAACCAGCCCCTCGAACGATATGCTTTTGATCTGTCGGGTTTCCCCCGCGTCCCCGCTGGAGAGATCAATACCACCTTTGAAGATAGAAAGGAAGATTCATCCAAACCAGGTGCCCCCTTATCGGATCGGGGTTCCGCTCCTCCGGCCGACCTCGAGGCACAGTTCCGTGCCTGTCTCGCCAGATTGGCCTCCGCTTGCGCCCGATTGACTCCGTTGCCCCGGGATGACGAGTTTAGTTTCACAGTCTGTATCGAAGTTCGGGAAGATGCCCTGCCCCCTGCGGGTACCACAACAGAAGAACAGACTTGGATTGTGGCCGAACCAGGCAAAGTTCATCTCCGGTCGTGTACCGCACCGTATTCCGTTTCCAGACTTCGAAACGGCGAGCCACAGCAGCCTCCCCCCAGAGTATCGAACGGTCGTGCCAAAACGGTGCCTGTACGACGTGTAGAAGCCG AAATTTAA
- a CDS encoding uncharacterized protein (predicted protein) yields MIAADNSYLDNTALPLGESPELILVQATPEERIAAIKLNSPAWKGPLDLDAYIARENHLAQQALTKDGLTSWLLVVRGQPEGERTILSSCETYKKKAVLAQNGKVEHVSALSIGSVFSRPEFRGKGYAKRMMQELVKKIDACQTELKATNRVPFSLLYSDIGKKFYAQFGWRPYPSTHFSLPPLPKDEYDRAIVRGNLPKARTLVAEDVHRFMCNDDVVQKELDILRVASQKSASAKVAVVPDFDHFKWHWAREEYYAKILFKDRAPPLIKGAGDEQSKVYCAWNRNFGETAEENTLYILRWVYDEPTSPEETEKTAKAMAAIIRRAQLEAHAWNMSKVQFWNPTPVLERAVAILDPTAQVVHREQDSVACLRWSGAEQNKDVEWIWNEKYAWC; encoded by the coding sequence ATGATTGCTGCTGACAACTCCTATCTTGACAACACTGCCCTGCCATTAGGCGAATCTCCGGAGTTGATCCTAGTGCAGGCCACGCCGGAGGAACGTATCGCAGCTATCAAGCTGAATAGTCCAGCTTGGAAGGGTCCCTTGGATCTTGATGCGTATATTGCACGAGAAAATCACTTAGCCCAGCAAGCATTGACTAAGGATGGCTTGACGAGCTGGTTGTTGGTCGTCCGAGGCCAACCGGAAGGCGAACGGACAATCCTTAGCTCCTGCGAGACATACAAAAAGAAGGCAGTTTTGGCGCAAAACGGTAAAGTGGAACATGTGTCTGCCCTCAGTATCGGCAGTGTTTTCAGTCGACCTGAGTTTAGAGGCAAGGGATAtgcgaaaagaatgatgcAGGAGTTGGTCAAGAAGATAGACGCGTGCCAAACGGAGCTCAAGGCCACCAACAGAGTGCCTTTCAGTTTGTTATATTCTGATATCGGAAAGAAGTTCTATGCTCAATTCGGCTGGAGGCCCTACCCCTCTACACACTTCAGCCTTCCCCCATTGCCAAAGGATGAATATGATCGAGCCATCGTTCGAGGAAACCTTCCAAAGGCGAGGACCTTGGTTGCAGAAGATGTGCACCGTTTCATGTGCAACGACGACGTGGTTCAAAAGGAGCTAGACATCCTCCGCGTCGCATCTCAGAAGTCTGCGAGTGCCAAAGTAGCGGTGGTCCCAGACTTTGACCATTTCAAGTGGCACTGGGCAAGGGAGGAATATTACGCAAAGATTCTCTTCAAGGATAGAGCACCGCCACTGATCAAGGGTGCAGGTGATGAACAGTCCAAAGTATACTGTGCGTGGAATAGAAACTTTGGTGAAACTGCAGAAGAAAACACTCTGTACATCCTGAGGTGGGTGTACGACGAACCAACTTCACCagaggaaacagaaaaaacCGCAAaagccatggctgcaatCATAAGACGCGCCCAACTCGAGGCGCACGCGTGGAATATGTCGAAGGTCCAGTTCTGGAATCCAACTCCAGTACTGGAGAGGGCTGTTGCCATCCTAGACCCTACGGCGCAGGTCGTCCATCGGGAGCAGGACAGCGTAGCCTGCTTGAGGTGGAGTGGCGCCGAGCAAAACAAGGATGTTGAGTGGATCTGGAATGAGAAGTACGCTTGGTGCTGA